CGGCCTACTAAACAAGCGGCTCAAAAAATTAAAAAGACGGATCAGGGCCTAACCCTAGCGCTAGAGCGAACAACCGATATCCTTGAACAATTGGCTAATTTGGCCGATAAACCCTTTATCGTTGGATTTGCCGCGGAAACCGAGCGCCTCGAAATCAATGCATACCGTAAACTTAAACTCAAAGGGCTTGATATGATTGCCGCCAATTGGGTGCAAGGAGGGCAAGGTTTCGAGGCGGATGACAATGCCCTAACAGTCCTATGGCCTGGTGGTAAAGTAGAACTGCCCAGGACGTCTAAAACTCAGCTAGCCCGAGCGCTTATAAAATTGATTGCGGAATATTATCATGCCAAAGGTTCAGCTTAAAATTCTAGATTCCCGCCTTGGAAAGGAGTTCCCTCTGCCGGATTATGCCACTGCAGGAGCGGCGGGTTTGGATCTGCGGGCTTGTATAGAAAGGCCCCTAGCCATTTTACCCGGCGCCACCAAATTGATTCCTACGGGGCTAGCAATTTATATCGCTGATCCGAGGTTTGCTGCGGTGCTACTTCCCCGCTCCGGGTTGGGACATAAACAAGGTATTGTGCTGGGTAATCTGGTGGGCCTTATTGATAGCGATTATCAGGGGGAGATTCTGGTTTCTTGTTGGAACCGGGGGGCGGAGCCTTTTACCCTTGCCGTGGGGGAACGAATTGCCCAGATGATTTTTGTGCCAGTAGTGCAGATGGAATTCGAGCAAGTAGAAACTTTTACCGCTACTCTGCGGGGAGAAGGGGGCTTTGGCCATACGGGCCGGCACTAACCCGAAAGCCGCTTTAATCTCAGCCCTTATTTTTGGTTATCGGTACTCATTTTGAAGCTATTAGGCCGGAACACGGGTTTTGAGACTTAAGCTTAATAGTCATAAAATCGAAGGATAGAATCTTTGGCTGGTAAATTTTCCTTCTTTAGGAAGCGAAGCAAGCACTCATTACAGCCTGAAGAAAAGAAGGCATTAGGCAACTATACCTTAGCGGCTTTTTTAACCACGGGATTTATTTTCGTGGGTTTAGCGCTGCTTTTCTATCAACACTGGTTACTCTCTTCTGAGCAACAATTTAGGAAATTGATTCAATTAGAGGCTCAGCACCAGGCGGTGGCCGTGCATGCAAAAATCCGCTCCTATGCTGAAATTCTCACCTCCATGGCCCGTAATCCTGTGCTTTTACGTTTAGTCGAGAATCAAGATAAACGATTATTACGACTCAAGGAGCAAGAGTTGAAATACGCTTTTCCTGGAGCGATAGGGGTTCGGATTTTACCACCAGGGATAAATGATATTGATCAACAGGCAACGCCACCCCTAAATTATTCAAGCCTAGCCTTGTTGCGGGCGGCAGAAGACAGCAGTGGGGCAACGCTTGCGGAGATACACCTGTTAGGCCACTCGGAACAGTATGTGGCTATGGCCCAGCGCCTTCTCTCAGCGGCTGGAGATGTTGCAGGTGTTTTGTTCCTAGCCCTTGATCCCATTGTGTTTACAAACACTCTGAGCCAACCGGGTTTATCAGGCGGTTATCTGGAATTACGCCAGGGTGCGAAGCAGTCGCAAATATTTGCCAGCTACGGAAATGGGCAATTAGCGAGTACCCCTCCCCAAGGACTTATTCCTATTGAGGATAGCCGTTGGCAATTGGCCTATTGGTTATCCACGCAAGGGAAAGAAGAAGACACGCATCTTATCTTTTGGGGAGGAGTGGTTTTTGGATTGCTGGCACTAGGCATGATTTTCTATGTTCAAGATCGGCTATTTGCACGTTTCTTGCGAGAAGATCTGATTACCTTGGTGAATTTGGTCCGTGACTTGCTAAGAAGCCAACTACAGGACCGCTATAAAATCCATTTGCCCGCTTTTAAGGGAGCAGCAGCAGTCATCCAGCGTATGGCCTCGGAAAAACGGGCCACAGGGGAAACAATCGCCTCCGGGATGACTTTTAGGGAAGATGCCCTCAATGATGGAAATTTTCAAACAACAGAGAGCATGAAAGTGAAAGAACAGTCCCTTAACCAGAGCGGCCGTATCGCCGCCTCTATTTTTAAAGCCTATGATATTCGCGGTGTGGTAGGAGAAACACTTACGCCAGAGACCGTGTATGAAATTGGGCGTGCCATTGGCAGCGAGGCCCATGCGCAAAACCAACAAAATATTATCGTAGGCCGAGATGGTCGTCTTTCTGGTCCCGAATTAGCCCATAATCTTATCGAAGGAATTCGGGCAACGGGCTGTGACGTGGTTGACATTGCTGTGGTGCCGACTCCGCTGCTGTATTTTGCCGCGCAATATCTAAGCACCGGCTCAGGAGTGATGCTAACAGGAAGCCATAATCCCCCTGACTATAACGGTATGAAAATTATGCTTCGCGGCGAGACGCTTGCATTAGAAGCTATTCAGGCTCTGCGGCGCCGAATCGAAGCAGAGGATTATGCCCGTGGCGCGGGTAATCTACAGACAGTAGATGTGGTGCCCGATTACATCGAGCGGGTCACTAGCGATGTGAAACTTACCCGCCCCTTAAAAATTGTGGTGGACTGTGGGAATGGAGCCGCCGGCGAAGTTGCCCCTCGTCTATTCCGAGCGCTGGGTGGTGAAGTCAGCGAATTATATTGCGAGATTGACGGCCAATTCCCTAACCACCACCCGGATCCAAGTCAGGCAGAAAATCTAGAAGATTTGATCGCCAAAGTAAAAGCAAAGGGCGCAGATTTAGGGCTGGCTTTTGATGGCGATGGCGATCGGTTGGGGGTGATTGATTCTGAGGGCCGTATTATTTGGCCTGATCGCCAGCTCATGCTCTATGCCATGGATGTCCTTTCCCGGCACCCGGGGGCTACTATCCTTTATGATATCAAATGCTCCCGTCATTTAGATCAAGTTATTACTGAATATGGAGGCAGCCCGCTAATGTGGAAAACGGGGCATTCTCTTATTAAAGCCAAGATGAGAGAGACTGGCGCCCTTCTAGCGGGTGAAATGAGCGGTCATATCTTTTTCAAGGACCGCTGGTTTGGGTTTGATGACGCCCTTTATACGGGAGCACGCTTATTGGAGATTTTAGCCGCCGATACGCGAACCTTGGGAGAAATATTTGCTGCCTTGCCGAATGGGGTAAGTACGCCAGAGTTGCGAATAGAGATGGCCGAGGGAGAACATTTTCCGTTTATGGAAAAATTACTACACCAGGCCGATTTCCCAGAAGCTGCCGTAACCACCATCGATGGACTGCGCGTGGACTTTGAGGAGGGGTGGGGGTTGGTCCGTCCTTCGAATACCACACCTTGCTTAGTTTTACGGTTTGAGGCCAATGATGACGAAGCCCTAGAGCGCATTGAAGATAACTTTAGACGCTTGCTGCTGGAAGTTGATCCCAGCCTGGTGCTGCCATTCTAAGTGCATAAGTTAACTAGAAATTTTGGAAGCGGTTACCACAATGACTTTAACTGTTGATCATGCCATGAATATTGCCCAAGTGCTAACCGAATCCCTTCCCTACATCCAGCGTTTTGCGGGGAAAACCGTGGTTATCAAATATGGCGGTAATGCTATGGTGGATGATGATCTTAAAAACAGCTTTTCCCGTGATGTAGTCCTGATGAAATTAGTAGGGATTAATCCCGTTGTGATCCATGGCGGGGGGCCGCAAATTGGACGTTTGCTAGAGCGCGTCGGTAAACAAAGTGAGTTCATCCAGGGAATGCGGGTGACAGATAAGGAAACCATGGACATAGTAGAAATGGTTCTTAGCGGACAGGTCAATAAAGAAATTGTGAATCTGATCAATCGCCATGGTGGACATGCCGTGGGTCTCACTGGCAAGGATGGCACCTTAATTCACGCAGAAAAGCTGCATCTAACCCAGGATAGAGACGATCCGACTATCAATATCCCCGAGATCATTGATATGGGTCACGTAGGGAAAGTGAAACAAATTAATACTCGCATTGTGGATCTGCTGGTTCAAAGCGATTTTATTCCAGTCATCGCTCCTATTGGTGTAGGGGAGAACGGCCAATCCTACAATATCAATGCTGATCTAGTTGCAGGGAAATTGGCAGAAGCCCTGGGAGCAGAGAAATTAATTTTGCTTACTAATACGCCAGGCTTACTAGACAAGGAGGGTAAATTATTGACCGGCTTGAATGCCGAGCAGGTCCAGAGCTTGATTGCGGATGGGACCATATCAGACGGGATGTTACCTAAGATACAGTGTGCCCTTGAAGCAGTACATGCTGGTGTGAGATCAGCCCATATTCTCGATGGCCGGGTCGAACATGCGGTAATTCTGGAGCTCTTTACGGATGAAGGGATAGGCACCCTTATCCGTAATAGGCATTGAACCTAACTATTTCTTATCTATCGCGCAATCCAGCGCGGGCTGAGGAACCTATGGTATTGATTCTCGGCTGAGTGAGCTCCCGAAAACGCTCAAGATCCTTAATAAATTTTTGCCTAATAGTTTCTTGCTCCTGGCGTTTTTTAACGATATAGCGCCGGTTATTCATTAGGCGGTCCTTGACGGTTTGGATATTAGTAAGCAGCTGCTGGGGAAGCAGCTGACCGTTACGTTCTAAGTGAGCTGCTTGATTTTGGTGTGCTATCAATGCCTCTTGCAACGTTCTTATTTTGCCCTGAATGAGTTCGATTAACCCTTCGATGGCTTCGATCTGGCTGTTTCGGATTCGCAGCAGATCGGTTTCAGAGCCAAAAGTGGCTAGAAGTGTGCGATCATAATTGGCTTGCTCCTTGAGCCGCCGCTGCTTTTCTGCTTCGATTTGAGCGAGGCGTGCTTCCTCAACAAGTTGTTTTTGAGTTTTCGCTGGAGGGACTCGTTTAACCACTACCATTGTCTGATTATTAATAACCTCATATCCCCCCTGGACTGCCTCTGGAGGGAGATTATCACTGAGCATTTGCGTCCCATGCTCGCTAGTATAACGATAAAGCAGCCCAGCTTGAACCGAAGAGCTAAGGCCATAGAGGACGGCTAAGATAAAAAAAATGCCTAATATAAATCGAATCTGGATAATGTTGCTTACTTTAGGCATAAGACAATTCAAAAAACCTATATAACTAGATCCTTAGCCGCAATGCATTGGTTTGATCAAGGCGCTCTATTTTTTATTTCTCTGCTAGCTAATTTGTTCTCAGCCTTTAGTGGAGGTGGGGCAGGACTAGTACAGTTGCCGGCATTAATTTTTTTGGGCTTACCCTTTGGTATCGCGCTAGCAACCCACAAGGTAGCATCCGTCGCCCTAGGTATCGGCGCTACTCTCCGGCACTTAAGAGAAGAGACCTTAGAGCGACGATTTGCCCTCTTCATTCTGGCCTGCGGTTTACCAGGGGTTATCTTCGGAGCGAATGTAATTCTCAAGATTCCCGCTCGTACAGCAGAATTTGCACTGGGTTGTTTAACCCTAAGTTTGGGAATCTATTCTTTACTCAAACCGAATCTGGGGCAAGCGTCCCGCCTTTTAAACCGCCACTGGCGAGGCTATTTAGTAGGTGGCGGCGCTTTATTCTTCATCGGCATTTTAAACGGCTCTTTGACTTCAGGCACCGGTCTCTTTGTCACCCTCTGGTTAGTGAGGTGGTTTGGCTTAGACTATAAGCGGGCGGTAGCTTATACATTGGTGTTAGTTGGCTTATTTTGGAACGGTGTGGGAGCCTTAACGTTAGGATGGCTCGGCAATATCCAATGGACTTGGCTGCCGGCTTTGCTAATAGGTTCTTTGCTAGGAGGATATTTAGGTGCTCATCTTTCTATTGTCAAAGGTAACCGCTGGATTAAGCGAGGCTTTGAAATAGTTACTCTGCTCATTGGGCTCAAATTAATTACGGGTTAAAAACCCTCTCTACTCCATATTGCTTTTTATAGGCTTGCATTTTATCTAAATGTTCTTTCATTTCTGGCTTCTCTTCTAAATGGCGAATCAGATGGTCCAAGCAGGCAATACTTACCACGGGGATACCGTACTGAGCTTCCACCTCTTGGACTGCGGATTGTTTCCCTTGACCCTGTTCCTGGCGGTCCAAGGAAATCGCTACACCAGCGAGTGTAGCCCCCGCAGCATGGATAAGAGTAGCTGCTTCTCGTACTGAGGTGCCGGCGGAAATAACATCATCGACGATTAGGACCCGGGCGCCTTTAAGCGGAGTTCCCACCACTTTTCCTCCTTCTCCATGATCCTTGACCTCTTTGCGATTGAACGCGTACCCTATATCTCGCCCATATTTTTCCATCAATGCAATAGCTGTAGCCGTCACTAAGGGGATGCCTTTATAGGCCGGTCCAAAAAGCACCTCGAAAGCAAGCCCCGAGCCAGAAATAGCTTGGGCGTAGAAACGACCTAGCCGGGCTAAGCTTGCACCGCTATTGAACAATCCGCTATTAAAAAAGTAGGGACTCATCCGGCCAGACTTCAGGGTAAAATCCCCAAAGCGAAGCACTCTCTTTTCGACCGCAAACTTGATAAATTCGTTTTGATAGCTCTTCATTCGTGCCTCATAAGAAAAAGTACTATTTTACAAGCTGACTCCATGTCCTTAGAAAACTTAAGCAGTTTTCTCTTTGAGGATACAATGGGTTAATGATACTGATCCACTCTGACTATTAATGAGCGCCTCAGCTTGATTAAAGCAGGGCGGAAGTACTTGCGCGTTATTTTCTCGGGGCGCATGGTAGTGGTTTCTTTGATGGGGTTTTCCAGTGGCCTGCCCCTTTTGCTCACCGGTTCGGTATTGCAGGCATGGATGCAACAAGAAGGTGTGGATTTAGGAACTATCGGCTTATTTGCTCTGGTGGGGCTACCCTATACGCTTAAGTTCCTATGGGCTCCTTTTTTGGATCGATACTCACTCGGTGGTATGGGACGCCGCCGGGGCTGGTTGTTACGAGTGCAAATCGGGCTTATCCTCGCCCTGGTTGGGCTGAGTTTAACGGAGCCTGCCATCAACCCCATGGGGGTTGCCGCTGCCGCCTTACTAGTTACCTTCTTCTCCGCCACCCAGGATATCGTGATTGATGCCCATCGCCGGGAAAGTTTAGCTGATCATGAACTAGGTTTAGGATCTTCCCTTTACGTTAATGGCTATCGAGTAGGCTTACTATTGGCCTCTAGCGGAGGGTTAATCCTCGCCGATTATATGCCTTTTTCCCAAGTTTACCAGTTACTAGCATTAGCCATGTTAATTGGCGTATTCACTACCCTGCTAGCGCCAGAGCCGAGCATTGCTGCCGATGCTCCCAAAACATTCTACGAAGCGGTTATAGCGCCTTTTCTAGAGTATTTTTGCCGTCCTAATGCCTTTTTGATTCTACTCTTTATTCTGCTTTATAAGATCGGCGATATCATGGCGAGCCACATGAGCATTCCTTTCTATTTAGACCTGGGCTATTCCAAGACTGAGATCGGCGCCATTGTTAAAGGATTCGGATTTTGGGCTACAGTTTTTGGCGGTCTAGCAGGAGGAATCGTAATGCTACGATTAGGGATCTACCGGGCGCTATGGACATTTGGTCTGCTGCAAAGCATTTCTACCGCCGGTTTTGCCGTACTTGGCGCTTATGGTTATAGCCTGCCAGGTCTTGCTGCTGTTATTGCCTTTGAAAACTTGAGCGGTGGTATGGGAACGGCTGCTTATGTGGCATTTATGTCGAGTCTGACGAACAAGAAATTTACTGCCACCCAGTACGCCTTGCTTTCTAGTCTAATGGGGATTCCTCGCGTTATCGTGGCGGCGCCAACCGGTTTTCTTGCCGCCAGCTTTGGATGGGTGGCATTTTTTTCCTGTTGTGCTTTGATTGCAGTCCCAGGGCTGCTGTTATTACGCCGCTTTCGGTCTTGGTAATAGCTCATATTCTATCTTACTGTTTTACGAATAGGAGGAGTGATACCTGGCAGTAATTTGGTCGGTTTCTCAATACGCACCCGCTTGTCCCGGCTGGTGGCTCCCGAAAGTAGGTAGACTTGATTTCTGCTAACCTGGAAGGTTTTAGCCAAGAAGCGGAGCAGATGAGTGTTAGCTTTGCCTTCTACCGGGGGTGCGGTAATCCGTATTTTTAGCCGATCTCCATGGGGGCCAATAACTTCATCGCCCTTAGCCCGGGGCTGGAGGCGTATCTGGATGATTAACGCTTCCTGTTGCCAGCAATACCACCGAACCGCCACTAAGCAATTAGATAATACGGGGAAACCAGGGCTCAATGAGCATGGAGGCCACCTGTAGAGCAATCAAAACCACTAATGGCGATAAATCCAAACCTCCGATGGGCGGCACTAAATTCCGGGCGGGCCGCAATAGAGGCTCGGTGAGATCATATAAGAGTATGGTAACCGGGTTGTAGGTAGTGGGCGCTATCCAGCTCAGAATAACTTGGATAAAAATGGCGATTTTGAAAACATCAAAGGTCAGACTGACTAGATCGCCGATGCTTGCCAGCAACAGCACGGGTAGTGGAGGTACGCTTAGGGCCAAACTTGAAATGATGGTTAATTTAACCATCGTAAGTATAAGAAGCAGGAACATGGAAGCCGTATCAATATTGCCCATAGGGGGCAAAAAACGGCGCAGGGGACGAAGGAGGGGCTGAGTAATAGTAATTAGAAACTGCGCCACCGGATTACGAAAATTGGCCCGTACCCATTGTAGCAATAGGCGTAGCATTACCGCCAAAATATAGAGGCTAAAAAGGGTATTAAGAAGAAAAATCAAGGGGATAGTTAAATAATCGTTAGGCATGCTTATTTCCAAGTTCTTGGGCTAGCTCTCGGGTGCGGTCACGGGCAGCTTGCAAGGCGCGAGCAAAGGCTTCACGGATGTTGGCCTCCTCCAAGGTAACAATAGCTCGCTCAGTAGTGCCCCCCGGTGAGGTAACTCGCTGCCTCAAGCTAGCGCAGCCTTCTTCGCTCTCCAAGGCCATTTTAGCGGCCCCAAAGGCGGTTTCAAGCGTTAATAAGCGCGCAGTATTAGACTCCAGACCCAAATCAATAGCAGCTTTTTCCATTGCTTCCATGACTAAGAAGAAATAGGCTGGCCCGCTGCCCGATAGAGCAGTCACCACCTCCATAAGACTTTCGTCATTTAGCCACAAGGTTAGTCCCACCGCTCGCAGCACAGACTCCGCCGCTTGCCGTTGATCTGGGTTAGTATGGGGGTTGGCAAATAGGGCCGTGGCTCCCGCCTGAACCAATGCCGGAGTATTAGGCATCGCCCGCACGATAGGTACCGTATCTCCTCCAAGCCAAGCCTCTAGATCCGAAGTCCGAATTCCCGCAGCAATAGTGAGCCAAAGGGGATGAGAAGGGGAAACTACATTTTTAAGCCCAGTGACTACGCTTCTCAACTGTTGGGGTTTAACCGCCAGCACGATTATAGCTGCGCCTTGCACTGCCTGGAGATTATCGGGAGTAGTATTGACGCCGAAACGCCTATGAAGGGCGTCTAACTTACGCCGATCCGGATCGGCGACCCAGATATTCTGGGCATCATGGTTACCCGCAAGTAAGCCACCAATGAGACTCGCCGCCATATTGCCGCCACCAATAAAGGCAAGGGTTTGTTCGCTCATGGATTCACTTTTTGGCTCCATTCCGAATACTGAGTGTATCCTATAATATAGGTTAAGACGAATATTACAGCAGAATTTTGCTAAAACACCTTAACTCAACGATCTTTTCGTGGCCGGGAACCGAATATTGCCGTACCGACCCGAACCAGCGTGGCACCTTCCGCAATAGCAGCTTCTAGGTCATCCGTCATGCCCATGGATAAACTGTCTAGCGTGAGGCCCTTCTGACGAAGACCCTCCCACAGCTGGTGCAAGGTTCGAAAAGGCCGGCGTTGGGCTTCAAGGTCAGAATTAAGAGCGGGTAAGGTCATCAAACCCCGCAAGGAAAGCCGAGGCATTTCAACAACCGCTGTAGCTAATTCAGCAAGTTCCTGAGCCGTGGTGCCAGATTTAGAACTTTCACCACTAATATTCACTTGCAAACAGACGTTTAGCGGCGCTAATTCCGGTGGCCGCTGTTGGCTGAGACGCTGAGCGATTTTTAGACGGGCAACGCTATGAACCCAATCAAAGTGGGTGGCGATATCCCGTGTTTTATTGGATTGAATTGGACCAATGAAATGCCATTCCAAACCTTCTGTTTCCAATTCTTTAATTTTTGGTAAAGCCTCCTGGAGATAATTTTCTCCAAAAGCCCGCTGCCCACAGGCTACCGCAGCACGAATTGCGGAAACTGGGCAGGTTTTGCTAGCCGCTACCAGGGATACACTTCCCTTAGGACGGCCAAAGCGCTGTTCAGCCTGGGCGATGCGGGTATAAACTTCTGCTAATTGCTGTGCAATCTGAGTCATGTTTTGTACTTGATGCCTCCTCGCTAAGGTTTAGCCATTTTAAGTTTGACTGAGTCCAGCCGATATTCCCAATGAAACCGGCAACTCGTCAATACCTAAGGAAAATCTATGGATATCGCTGAACTACTTGCCTTTAGTGTCAAGAATTCTGCCTCCGATTTACACATCTCGGCGGGCCTCCCGCCAATGATCCGAGTAGACGGCGACGTGCGCCGAATTAACTTACCGCCTATGGAGCACAAGGATGTCCATGCCATGATCTACGATATCATGAATGACAAGCAGCGTAAGGATTATGAAGAATTTCTGGAGACCGATTTTTCCTTCGAGATCCCTGGATTAGCCCGTTTCCGCGTGAATGCGTTCAATCAGAACCGCGGGGCAGCGGCGGTATTCCGCACCATTCCCTCTCAAGTACTCACCCTTGAAGAACTCGATGCCCCCGCCGTATTTAAGAATATCGCCGATAATCCCCGAGGGGTGGTGTTAGTGACCGGGCCTACCGGCTCTGGAAAATCAACTACCTTAGCGGCTATGGTAAATTATAAAAATGAGAATGATTTTGCTCATATTTTAACGATCGAGGATCCCATCGAATTCGTCCACGAAAGCAAAAAAAGCCTGATTAATCAACGGGAAGTCCATCGGGATACCCATGGCTTTAGCGAAGCTCTGCGTTCAGCATTGCGGGAAGACCCTGATATTATTCTGGTAGGTGAGCTGCGAGATCTTGAGACTATTCGTCTCGCATTGACAGCGGCAGAGACGGGGCATTTAGTCTTCGGCACTTTGCATACTAGTTCTGCGGCAAAGACTATTGATCGTATTATCGATGTGTTTCCTGCTGCGGAGAAAGACATGGTGCGCTCCATGCTCTCCGAATCCCTGCGGGCCGTAATTTCCCAGACTCTCCTTAAAAAATTTGGCGGTGGACGGGTTGCTGCCCACGAAATCATGATTGGCAACCCGGCCATTCGTAATCTCATCCGCGAAGACAAGATCCCACAAATGTATTCTGCTATCCAAACGGGCCAAGAGGCAGGTATGCAGACTCTGGATCAATGTCTGTCAGGGTTACTTCGTCGCAATATCGTCACTAAGCAGGAGGCAGCTAAGAAAGCCGTAAGCAAAGAGCTTTTCCAGTAGATATAAACCCGGCAATTAGACTTGAGCGTCTGATATTTCGCGTTTAAGCTATCCTGAAGCAGAGATAGCATTAGTCTTTTTATTGGATTTTCAGTAGGGTGTTTCCCTGTTTAAATACCCCAGTTACAAGATAAAAAATATGCCGATTCTATAGGTAACGAAAGGATGTCAATAATGACGCATCCACAAGTTGCAGACATGCTATACCAGATAAAACCTGAGCCTTACGGAAACCACACACATCGGCATTGGAAAAGGCCAGGGAGGTATGACGCCCCCCAGTGAGCGTGCGAAGTGAAACGGCGCGCCGAACGCAAGGGCCAAGATTACTTGCGTTTCGCCATGAATTCGCGCTATGATTTTCTCGCTCTCGGAGCCTAGGACCCAAAGTCAAAGCGCGTGGAGCAGTCAAAACCCCAAGACCAAGGTCATACCTTCGTCGAGGACTGCTGAGAAACGCGAATTCTCCACGCCGATGAGGTTTTGTAGGAACAAAACCGCTATCCGTCATGGCGAAACTCCAATTTATCTAC
This sequence is a window from Nitrosococcus oceani ATCC 19707. Protein-coding genes within it:
- a CDS encoding type IV pilus twitching motility protein PilT gives rise to the protein MDIAELLAFSVKNSASDLHISAGLPPMIRVDGDVRRINLPPMEHKDVHAMIYDIMNDKQRKDYEEFLETDFSFEIPGLARFRVNAFNQNRGAAAVFRTIPSQVLTLEELDAPAVFKNIADNPRGVVLVTGPTGSGKSTTLAAMVNYKNENDFAHILTIEDPIEFVHESKKSLINQREVHRDTHGFSEALRSALREDPDIILVGELRDLETIRLALTAAETGHLVFGTLHTSSAAKTIDRIIDVFPAAEKDMVRSMLSESLRAVISQTLLKKFGGGRVAAHEIMIGNPAIRNLIREDKIPQMYSAIQTGQEAGMQTLDQCLSGLLRRNIVTKQEAAKKAVSKELFQ